The sequence AGGTGTCTAAATGCACCAGACCGTTGGGGGTTTGGATCGCTTCCTCCAGGTGCAAAATCTCTCCCGTTTGAAAGACCTGCTGATTTTGGGCCTCATAGATGCGGGCTTGGTCAGAGCTGAAGCATTCATAAATGGTTTTGCCCTCAAAGTCTTGGCGTTGGGTTAATTGGGCAAACTCTGCCACCACCTGATTACCGAAGGTCATCGTATGGGTGCGATCGACCACAAAAATTTGATCGGGCAGGGCATTCATCAAGGTAATCAGTTCAGCGGTTCGCAGTTCTACGAGCTCTTCTAAGTGTTGATTCTGGTCGGCTAGCACTTGATTCAAGCGTCGCACCTCCTCTTCGGCGCGGCGGCGTTCGTCAATATCGCGGATCAGAACGAGTGCTTCATTCTCCGTAAAGGGCACAATTCTCGACTCTTCCCACCGGAGGTTGCCATCAATCTCGAGTTGATATTCAAACACCTCGATTTGTTGGGTGGCGATCGCCCGTTTTACCTGGGCGATACGCTGATTGGCCAAGTGAATGGGCAAAAAGTCGCGGAGATTCTGGCCAATGGCTTGTGACTTAGGTAACAACGCCGGAAATTCGGGGGGATGGTGAACATCCAAACACCTGCCCTCGACGCTGATCCGGGTGAACATATCGGGCAGTGCATCCACAATGGCCCGGTTGAGGGTTTCGCTGTGTCGCAAAGCCGCTTCGGCTCGTTTGCGATCGTCAATATCGCGCACCAGCACCAAGACCTCATCATTGGGCATCGGCACCACCCGTGCCTCTTCCCAAAGCAACACGCCATCAATGGGTAACTGATATTCATAGAGTTGTACTTCCCCGGTGGTCAATGCCCGCTCAACCGCCTGCATCCGTTCGGCAGCCACATCGGGGGTGAGGGTGTCTTGCACCAAGCGGCCCACATGTCGCTCTTTGGGACACACCACAGAAAAATAACTGGGATATTGCATGTCGAGGCACAGGCCATCGCGGCGCATCCGAATGAGCAAATCAGGCAATGCGGCCAAAATGGCGCGGTTGAGGGCTTCACTGGCCTGTAAGGCCGTTTGCGTGGCGACTTGCTCCGTTACATCGACAATCACCCCATCCCAAAGGTAATCACCATTCGCTTCTTGCTCTGGCCGCGCTAACATTTGGAACCATTTTAGTTGTCCAGAGGGTTCGATAACGCGGTAATCAGCTTTGAATGAGGTGAGGGTTTGGGCCGAGTGCGATAGCGTCTCTCTCAACCGGGGTCGATCATCTGGATGGATCAAATTCCAAGCGACTGAGATATCAGCGATCACCGCTTCGGGTTCAATCTCCCACAGTTCTCGACAGGCGGCACTGAGATAGCTAAAGCGATCGCTCCCGTCAGCACTGCGGTGATAGCGATAGATAATCCCTGGTGTATTGTCGGCCAGTCGCTGAAACCGAGCTTGGCTAGCACTCAGATCGGCTTCAGCTTGTCTGAGATCGGTGACATCGACGGCAACTCCATCCCAGGTATATTCGCCGTCGGGGTGAGCTTCTCCTCGGGCCACCGTCTGTATCCATTTCACTTTGCCGGAGGGCGTGATGATGCGATATTCGTGCAGCCAGGTGGTGCCTTGGGCGATCGCCGTCGCAATGGAAGCCTTGAACACTTCGAGATCGTCAGGATGAATCATGGCCCAAGCGTGGCTGGAGTCAGCACAAATCGCCTCGGGTTCGTATTCCCACAGGTCGGCACTGCCAGGACTGACATAGCTAAAGCGATCGCTGCCATCGGGATATTGGTGATAGCGATAAATCATACCCGGCATGTTGGCCGCTAACCGCTGAAAGCGAGCCTCACTTTGGCGAAGGGCATCTTCGGCGCGGCGGCGCTCAGTGACATCGACCCCAACCCCCCAGGCCCCAATCTCAGGAATCGGGAACAGATCGGAAACATTGGACCAGGAAATGATGCGCTCACTGCCATCTTTGCAGGTGATTAGCCATTCCCAATCACGGTAGTTGTTGCCCTGCTCTTGCCAGCGGGTGAACATGATTTGGCGATACTCGGCGTTGGGATAAAAGACCTTCAGAGCTTCGGGATTATTCACTACTTCGGCTGCGCTATAACCCGTAACCCGCTCACATTCCTGATTCCACAAAGTCAACAGACCATTGTCATCCATGGCGTCTAACAAGACGGGCATATGGTCGAGAATTTTGCGCCAGTTCGCTTCGTTGGCTTGGAGTGCCTGGTGCGCCCGCTGCCGTTCAAGTTCAGCACTGGCGCGAGCGGCAAAGATGCGCAACAAGGTGACGGCATTGTCTAAATGCTGAATCGGCTCGCTATGGAGGAGGCAGATTTCCCCTAGCGGTTGGCCGTGGGTGTCGGTGAGGATGACGCCGATATAGCTCTCAGCATTAAGGGCGACCAAATCTGGGTCATCGGGGAAAGCGGCCTGCACCCCTTGCGGACAGCAGTAAAAGCCCTGCTGCAAAGTGAGATCGCAGGGAGTATTGGCCCGTTGATAAGTCATGTCGGCTTGCTGTCGTTGGTGACTCCAAAACACCAGGGTGCTCAGGGTGTCGGCATCGTCATCTAGCTGATTGATAAACACATGATCGACCCCCAAAGTGTCGGCCAGCTGACGAGCCAGCGCCGGGAAGTAAGCTTCTCCAGTCACCGACGCGGTGCCTTCAACCACGCTCCGCAGCGATCGCTCCGCCAACACTTGTTCCGTCACGTCCTTATACACCGTGGTCAAAAAGGCAGGCTGAGTTTGGTCGCCCTGCACCGCCGTCACCACCAATTGCATATGCCGCACGGAACCATCGGCACAGATAAAACGCAGATCAATCTCTTGGGCGGTCACTTCACCCCGGATCACCCCGTCCATCATGTGCATGTCATGGGCCAAGTCGTCAGGATGGGTGATTTTGTCGAAATGCTCGCCGATCAATGCTTCCGCAGGGTAGCCCACCAATTGACAAAACGCAGGGTTGACTTTGATGTAGGTGCCATCGAGGGCGAGTTGCGTCATCCCGACCGCTGATTGTTCAAAAATGGATTGAAAGACGCGCTCACTCCAGCGTTGGGCGGTTTCTGCTGCGACGCGATCGCTCACCTCGCGACAATTCACCACAATGCCCTGAATGTTGGGGTCATCGAGCAAACTGTTAGCCACCACCTCAAAGTAATGCCATTGCGGCTCCGACTGGTGACGCACCCGGCACTGAAAGACCGGTTGGGGAAGGCCTGGCTGCACGATCGCGGCGGCCCGCACGGCGGCAATCACGGGCCAATCTTCTGCCGCGACCAACCGCAGGACGGATCGGCCTTGCAGATCAGCCGGGTCATAGTTCAGCAATCGAGTGATGGAGGGCGTGACGTACTGGATGCGGCCCCGGCGATCGAGCAGCATCACGACATCCGAGGCATTTTCTGTCAGACGGCGATAATAATGCTCTTGCTGGCGGAGGGCGGCTTCGGCCTGTTGGCGTTGGTAGGCATTGGCAAAGAGATCACCCACAATTTGGAGCAGCGCGATCTCGTTTTCTGACCAGGTTTTGGTCTGGGTTAAGGCAAAGCCAATATGCCCCAACAGCCGCTGGTGGTGATACATCGGCACCACGGCGAGCGATCGCGTGCCCATCATGGTCATCGCTTGGCGTTCGTTAGCCGCCTCAGGGGGCAGGTGCTCCACATCATTAATCGTCATGATGGATTGCTGCCGCAACTGCTCCATCCACCAGGGCACCTGAGTTTTCGCGACCTGCTGCCACGCGGCGGGAATAGGCTCAAGACTGGCAATGTGCCACTGACTATAGAGCTGACTCTGCTGGCCATCCGGCGAAGACAGGTAAACGTAGCTGCGGTGCGCCCCAGTGGCTTCGGCAATGGCCTTGAGGGCTTTGTGCATACCCGCTGCCAACTGATCATTCGGCAAGTTGACAAACTCAGTGGATAACCGGCTCAGTAAACGCTCAAAGGTGAGGCGATCGCGCAATTCCTGCTCCAAAGCCTTTTGCGGTCGATGATCGCGGGCAATGGTGGAAAGCAGCTGCACTTCACCATTGTCATTACGATGGGCCGTCACCGTTTGCAAAATGGGAATTTCGGTGCCGTCAGCAGCTAAGAGAGCGGTTTCTCCCTGCCAGGTACCTTGGGCGATCGCGGTCGGCATCGCTTCTTGAAACAGTAATTGCGACGCCCATTGCGGATGATAGTTGCGAATGTGGTTGGCAGCAGTCGGTGGCAAATATTGGGTGACGAACTGAGTCAACGCCGGATTGCAATAAACAACCTCACCCGTGGGGCGCGCCATGCCAACAAAATCGGGAGTCGCTTCCAGAATTTCTAACAGTTGCTGCTGCTGCAACTCACTCTCTTTGAGAGAGGTCAAATCGCGAATGCTGGTAACGATGCCCGTGATCGCCTCGCCGTCGACCCGATAGGGCGTTAGGGTAATGCTCCGAAAGCGTCGCCCCAGATGCGGAAACTCGAACCAGCGATCGTAGTGGATGGTTTCGCCTTGCAGGCAGCGATCTAGCAAAGGTTTGAGGCGATGATCAAATGCCGCCTGGCCTAATACCTCGGCCACAGTTTGGCCCAAAATGGGTTGGCCGTTGTAGCCGTACCAACTGCGATAGGTCTCATTAATGACCTGATAGCGATACTCGGCGTCGAGCAGGCAAATGGCGTCGTTGGCGGCTTCGACCATGTGGGCATAACGCTGGAGCGATCGCTTGGCCAGCACCCGTTCGGTAACATCCTCGTAGCAGCAAAAGATGCCCATCACGTCACCCTGGGGGGTGACCAACGGCGATTTGATGGTCGAGACCCAGCGCTGGTAACCATCGGCATAGGTTTGCGCACATTCGTTAAAGGCGATCGCTTGACCGGCGTCCATTATCCGCCGATCCCGTTCGAGAAATAATTCCACCGATTCCGGAGAAAAGACACCGAAATCATGGTCGGTTTTGCCAATTAACTGACTGGGATGATCGACACCCATGTCTTGGGCAAAGACCTGATTACACCCTAAAAAACGCCCTTCATAATCCTTCCAAAAGACCCGCTGGGGCAGGTGGTCAAACACCATTTGCAACAGCGATTTAGATGCTTGCAAATCGAGTTCGGCCTGTTTGCGATCGCTAATATCCACATGGGAGCCAACAAAGCGTATCGGTTCACCTGCGTCGTTAAAAATGGCGCGGCCTCGCGACAAAATCCAGATATACTCACCCGACTTGTGCCGCAAGCGATATTCCGCTTCATAGGTGTCGCTTTGGCCCTGCAAGTGGGCTTGCATCAGAGCATTGACCGGCTCAAAATCTTCGGGATGCACCCGCGATCGCCAAACTTCGCGATCATTTTCCAGCTCGTCATCGGCATATCCCAATAACTCTTTCCAGCGCGGCGAATAAAAGACTTGATCATCGGCAATCTGCCAGTCCCAGATGCCTTCATTACTCCCGGCGATCGCGAGTTGCCAGCGTTCCTCACTCGCTTGCAGGGCGAGCTTGGCCTGCCGTCGCTCGGTGATATTTTGCCCCAGCGACAAGATGGAAATGATCGCTCCGTCGGCATCGCGCAGCACGGAGTTAGACCATTCACAAAACAGCTCCTGCCCATCGCGGTGAACGTGGTGAATCACCACAGTGGGCGGATGAGTAGGTGATTGTAATAAATCAGTAATGTGGTCAGTCCAAAGGGCTTGCTCACCAGCCGCAAAAATCGTTAATTCGCTCACCTGACGACCCACCATTTCGGCTTCTGACCAGCCAAAGAAAGCGGTCGCTTGGGGTGACCAGTGCTCAATCTGATGGTCAGCATTCCACTCAATGACCGCGAGGGGTGAATTGCGAATATGCAGCTGCAACCGTTGGGCCATTTGGTCGAGGCGATCGCGGGCTTGCTTCAGCGTGGTCAGATCGCGCACGCAGGTGATCACCCCACCAATGTCACCGTTCGCTTCGGTGTAGGGCACGTAGGCAATGCTGATAAAGCGCTCGACGTTTTGGCTGGGGTTAAACAGCCATTCTTCAAAAAATTGGGAGTGGCCCGCTAGCGCTGCGTCAAATCTTGGTTTGGCCACCGTGGCAAAAAAATCTTCCCCAAAGAGGTCAAGCAGGTGTATACCTTGTAAATCAGCCCCCTGGTTAAACCAATCGCGATAAGCCGCATTGCTCAGCC comes from Leptolyngbya iicbica LK and encodes:
- a CDS encoding PAS domain S-box protein — translated: MTCDRPFHDQVPALLQAMDAAGRLTAVTDHWLAWLGYERSQVIGKPWRDFLTVAGRSRVAALVERDAPLQGLETERLPFATAQGAVVEGQVAVSRWEMTPNQPPAYVISVSDCTLLSPAAQSAEERFQLLTETIEDVFWINDVQTRCVIYNSPNFEAMWDLPITAIADDVTALLARVHEDDRPAFTQYLEVLFTNPRPSELEYRIQLPSGQTKWLLQRSFPVLDAAGQPVQVVGMTRDITAQTEVTMALRQSEERFRLLAENLEDVFWLTDVQTRRSLYVNPAFERLWQLPRAAVADNPAAFLERIHPDDRDRATASIQACITRGENFDLEYRLQLPDGEIRWVRDRGFIILDAVGQPAKMAGIATDITPTKQNEAHLRQYERTIAAMPDAVCLLGTDYRYRLSNAAYRDWFNQGADLQGIHLLDLFGEDFFATVAKPRFDAALAGHSQFFEEWLFNPSQNVERFISIAYVPYTEANGDIGGVITCVRDLTTLKQARDRLDQMAQRLQLHIRNSPLAVIEWNADHQIEHWSPQATAFFGWSEAEMVGRQVSELTIFAAGEQALWTDHITDLLQSPTHPPTVVIHHVHRDGQELFCEWSNSVLRDADGAIISILSLGQNITERRQAKLALQASEERWQLAIAGSNEGIWDWQIADDQVFYSPRWKELLGYADDELENDREVWRSRVHPEDFEPVNALMQAHLQGQSDTYEAEYRLRHKSGEYIWILSRGRAIFNDAGEPIRFVGSHVDISDRKQAELDLQASKSLLQMVFDHLPQRVFWKDYEGRFLGCNQVFAQDMGVDHPSQLIGKTDHDFGVFSPESVELFLERDRRIMDAGQAIAFNECAQTYADGYQRWVSTIKSPLVTPQGDVMGIFCCYEDVTERVLAKRSLQRYAHMVEAANDAICLLDAEYRYQVINETYRSWYGYNGQPILGQTVAEVLGQAAFDHRLKPLLDRCLQGETIHYDRWFEFPHLGRRFRSITLTPYRVDGEAITGIVTSIRDLTSLKESELQQQQLLEILEATPDFVGMARPTGEVVYCNPALTQFVTQYLPPTAANHIRNYHPQWASQLLFQEAMPTAIAQGTWQGETALLAADGTEIPILQTVTAHRNDNGEVQLLSTIARDHRPQKALEQELRDRLTFERLLSRLSTEFVNLPNDQLAAGMHKALKAIAEATGAHRSYVYLSSPDGQQSQLYSQWHIASLEPIPAAWQQVAKTQVPWWMEQLRQQSIMTINDVEHLPPEAANERQAMTMMGTRSLAVVPMYHHQRLLGHIGFALTQTKTWSENEIALLQIVGDLFANAYQRQQAEAALRQQEHYYRRLTENASDVVMLLDRRGRIQYVTPSITRLLNYDPADLQGRSVLRLVAAEDWPVIAAVRAAAIVQPGLPQPVFQCRVRHQSEPQWHYFEVVANSLLDDPNIQGIVVNCREVSDRVAAETAQRWSERVFQSIFEQSAVGMTQLALDGTYIKVNPAFCQLVGYPAEALIGEHFDKITHPDDLAHDMHMMDGVIRGEVTAQEIDLRFICADGSVRHMQLVVTAVQGDQTQPAFLTTVYKDVTEQVLAERSLRSVVEGTASVTGEAYFPALARQLADTLGVDHVFINQLDDDADTLSTLVFWSHQRQQADMTYQRANTPCDLTLQQGFYCCPQGVQAAFPDDPDLVALNAESYIGVILTDTHGQPLGEICLLHSEPIQHLDNAVTLLRIFAARASAELERQRAHQALQANEANWRKILDHMPVLLDAMDDNGLLTLWNQECERVTGYSAAEVVNNPEALKVFYPNAEYRQIMFTRWQEQGNNYRDWEWLITCKDGSERIISWSNVSDLFPIPEIGAWGVGVDVTERRRAEDALRQSEARFQRLAANMPGMIYRYHQYPDGSDRFSYVSPGSADLWEYEPEAICADSSHAWAMIHPDDLEVFKASIATAIAQGTTWLHEYRIITPSGKVKWIQTVARGEAHPDGEYTWDGVAVDVTDLRQAEADLSASQARFQRLADNTPGIIYRYHRSADGSDRFSYLSAACRELWEIEPEAVIADISVAWNLIHPDDRPRLRETLSHSAQTLTSFKADYRVIEPSGQLKWFQMLARPEQEANGDYLWDGVIVDVTEQVATQTALQASEALNRAILAALPDLLIRMRRDGLCLDMQYPSYFSVVCPKERHVGRLVQDTLTPDVAAERMQAVERALTTGEVQLYEYQLPIDGVLLWEEARVVPMPNDEVLVLVRDIDDRKRAEAALRHSETLNRAIVDALPDMFTRISVEGRCLDVHHPPEFPALLPKSQAIGQNLRDFLPIHLANQRIAQVKRAIATQQIEVFEYQLEIDGNLRWEESRIVPFTENEALVLIRDIDERRRAEEEVRRLNQVLADQNQHLEELVELRTAELITLMNALPDQIFVVDRTHTMTFGNQVVAEFAQLTQRQDFEGKTIYECFSSDQARIYEAQNQQVFQTGEILHLEEAIQTPNGLVHLDTYKIPLKRPDGEVYALIGTSRDITDLVEAQRALEHQAEQLAATNQELQSFSYSVSHDLRAPLRHINGFIAALKQRLAVTTPEPDAKLLHYIEVIENSSQKMSLLIDGLLTLSRVGRREMSTRPVPLGPLVEQAIALLTEGPDETLDHVEITIDELPTVYGDAALLQQVLSNLIGNAVKFSRDRTPARIHIGQQPDGTCFVRDNGVGFDMAYADKLFSPFQRLHKQEEFQGTGIGLAIVNRIIHRHNGEIWAESEIDQGTTIYFSLPMQPPPPTPGLEAQG